One genomic window of Papilio machaon chromosome 17, ilPapMach1.1, whole genome shotgun sequence includes the following:
- the LOC106712053 gene encoding serine/threonine-protein phosphatase 5 has protein sequence MATNAEVTGPVSQEDIEAAEKLKNEANEFFKKQNYDAAIELYTKAIEKNPNNAVFFANRSIANLRLENFGYALVDASRAIDLDKNYTKAYYRRAAAHMSLGKYKLALKDFEFVTKVRPNDQDAKMKYTECNKIVKKIAFEKAIAVDKKEVNIADSINLDAMTIEDEYEGPMLEDGKVTVKFVNDLIEHYKQEKHLHKKYAYKILIDVKAYLSNQPTLVDIKVPDDKKFTVCGDIHGQFYDLMNIFKLNGLPSEENPYLFNGDFVDRGSFSVECIFTLFSFKLLYPDHFFMSRGNHESLDMNRMYGFRGEVTFKYTAQMADLFTEVYNWLPLAHCINNRVLVMHGGLFSSDDVTLDDIRNVDRNKQPPEDGIMCELLWSDPQPMVGRSPSKRGVGCQFGPDVTHSFLERNHLDYIIRSHEVKSDGYEVAHDGKCITVFSAPNYCDTMANLGAFITMNGKDLKPNFTTYEAVPHPNVRPMTYAHPFFSTLVQ, from the exons atGGCTACAAACGCTGAAGTAACCGGGCCAGTATCCCAAGAGGATATAGAGGCAGcagaaaaattgaaaaatgaagCTAATGAATTCTTTAAAA AACAGAATTACGATGCTGCTATCGAATTGTATACAAAAGCAATAGAGAAGAACCCGAATAATGCGGTGTTCTTCGCAAATAGGAGCATAGCTAATTTAAGGTTGGAAAACTTTGGATATGCACTCGTCGATGCATCTAGGGCAATAGATTTGGATAAAAACTATACCAAGGCCTATTATAGGCGAGCGGCTGCTCACATGTCTTTAGGAAAGTACAAATTAGCCCTTAAGGATTTTGAATTt gTAACCAAAGTAAGGCCAAATGACCAGGATGCTAAGATGAAATATACTGAATGTAATaagattgttaaaaaaattgcatttgaAAAAGCAATAGCCGTTGACAAGAAAGAAGTGAACATAGCCGACTCTATCAACCTTGATGCTATGA caaTTGAGGATGAATATGAAGGTCCAATGTTGGAAGATGGCAAAGTAAcagttaaatttgttaatgatttaattGAACATTACAAACAAGAAAAGCATCTACACAAGAAATATGCctataag ATCCTCATTGATGTCAAAGCATATTTAAGTAATCAGCCAACTCTTGTTGATATCAAAGTACCGGATGACAAAAAATTCACAGTATGTGGTGATATACACGGACAGTTCTATGATCTTATGAATATATTCAAGCTAAATGGATTACCGTCTGAAGAGAACCCTTACTTGTTCAATGGAGATTTTGTTGATCGAGGATCGTTCAGTGTTGAATGTATATTCacattgtttagttttaaacttttatatccCGACCACTTTTTCATGTCTCGAG gTAATCACGAATCCCTGGACATGAACCGTATGTATGGGTTCCGTGGTGAAGTAACATTTAAGTACACAGCTCAGATGGCGGACTTGTTCACCGAGGTGTACAATTGGCTACCACTGGCACATTGTATTAATAACCGAGTGCTGGTGATGCATGGTGGACTGTTCTCCAGTGATGATGTCACACTTGATGATATAAGGAACGTGGATAGAAATAAACAGCCTCCGGAAGATG gTATAATGTGTGAGCTGTTGTGGTCAGACCCTCAGCCTATGGTGGGAAGGTCTCCGTCAAAGCGCGGTGTGGGATGTCAGTTTGGACCTGACGTCACCCACAGCTTCCTCGAGAGGAACCACCTCGACTACATCATCAGGAGTCATGAGGTGAAGAGTGATGGATACGAAGTCGCTCATGATGGTAAATGTATTACCGTCTTCTCCGCACCCAATTACTG tgacACAATGGCGAATTTGGGAGCCTTTATAACAATGAATGGTAAAGATTTGAAGCCTAACTTTACAACTTACGAGGCTGTG cCTCATCCAAATGTCAGACCAATGACATATGCCCATCCATTCTTTAGTACACTTGTCCAGTGA
- the LOC106712066 gene encoding uncharacterized protein LOC106712066, whose protein sequence is MSRHTTMQFPKSLFISKVWNASYIVCYGCMESGSLVSNFKMSGNISFVIFIIACTSLVAANYRSDGGFMPSSGYQRTEDQLAEPSSRLEKGSREERDNQPDRTQRFGISAYGTTGSPYGGTAPGIYGPVKIDLGGVLLGSILGFGAVIILPKIIHAFSYGYGGGYGRSVETDFNQISDMFGKLDETLSRYNVDTAACMQRLTCSYVQLANENMAAGNASDFDVLLASLSSNSLVRRMIDGTTIFEAMSVGKSLDTDCQVEYPKCKLDKKTVIKIMSQLIPS, encoded by the exons ATGTCTCGACACACGACAATGCAGTTTCCTAAGTCATTGTTTATATCCAAGGTATGGAACGCATCGTATATAGTATGTTATGGTTGTATGGAATCCGGCAGTCTGGTTTCTAACTTCAAAATGAGtggaaatatttcttttgttatatttattattgcttGTACAAGTTTGGTGGCTGCTAACTATAGGAGCGATgg AGGTTTCATGCCAAGTTCTGGATATCAACGAACAGAAGACCAGTTAGCTGAGCCGTCTTCGCGGTTGGAGAAAGGCAGTAGAGAGGAGAGAGACAACCAGCCCGATAGAACACAGAGATTCGGTATTTCAGCGTACGGGACCACCGGG TCTCCCTATGGTGGTACCGCTCCGGGCATTTACGGTCCAGTAAAGATCGACTTGGGCGGAGTACTTCTAGGTTCGATCTTAGGTTTTGGTGCTGTTATTATTCTGCCTAAAATTATACACGCCTTCTCTTATGGGTATGGCGGTGGTTACGGCAGAA GTGTGGAGACAGATTTCAACCAAATATCGGATATGTTCGGCAAGTTAGACGAGACATTGAGTAGATACAACGTGGATACTGCGGCCTGCATGCAGCGACTGACCTGTTCTTATGTACAACTTGCCAACGAAAACATGGCAGCTGGGAATGCGAGCGACTTTGATGTACTGCTTGCTTCTTTATCTAG taattcTTTGGTGCGTCGTATGATAGACGGTACTACTATATTCGAAGCGATGTCAGTCGGCAAATCCTTGGATACAGATTGCCAGGTGGAATACCCAAAGTGCAAGTTGGACAAGAAgacagttattaaaataatgtctcAATTAATACCATCATGA